A window from Molothrus ater isolate BHLD 08-10-18 breed brown headed cowbird chromosome 24, BPBGC_Mater_1.1, whole genome shotgun sequence encodes these proteins:
- the LOC118695417 gene encoding transcription elongation factor A protein 3-like isoform X3 yields the protein MEYKDYSPRALAAGSTLEKTEPVAHCTRAPEDSLPQLCRWQSPIPGPVPPWAPHGREPRVLERPSVRLLCSCSRGSWLYLALPRAILLSWQEFITGRDSPTSFLLSLPSLLFPSRPFPPFPLLSVPSHPAAQDPHVGSAQLCPQPVSCSTGAPAMGPAEELVRIAKKLDKMVARKSTEGALDLLKSLTGYTMTIQLLQTTRIGVAVNSVRKHCSDEEVVASAKILIKNWKRLLESTTTKKEKDADKKKEKDTDGDKEKKKGLDVSSCPSEGVKHSKNTAEKHREKHKERKPSKCDSHATTTQGHSADSSPERESSDGRSPTASSKKSPLDGKKERRASADSRSSTVSSSSSTQKRLSGERRASVGTSLSPVPTSSQRNSSDSKEERANSSKAKPEVPRTPSSPSFSASPCFLAPCYLTGDSVRDKCIEMLTAALRMDDDYKEFSVNCEKMASEIEDHILWEPKGPQASPAWGGELKSTDMKYRNRVRSRISNLKDPKNPGLRRNVLCGAIEPSLIARMTAEEMASDELKKLRNAMTQEAIREHQMAKTGGTVTDLFQCGKCKKKNCTYNQVQTRSADEPMTTFVLCNECGNRWKFC from the exons ATGGAGTATAAAGATTATTCCCCCAGGGCACTCGCTGCTGGATCAACTTTGGAAAAAACAGAGCCTGTGGCACACTGTACCCGTGCCCCTGAGGATTCCCTACCTCAGCTGTGCCGATGGCAAAGCCCCATCCCGGGCCCTGTgcctccctgggctccccaCGGCCGCGAGCCGCGTGTCCTGGAGCGCCCCAGCGTGCGCCTCCTCTGTTCCTGCAGCCGTGGTTCTTGGCTATATTTAGCCCTCCCCCGTGCTATTTTGCTTTCCTGGCAGGAGTTTATAACTGGCCGGGACAGCCCCACctcctttctgctttctctcccttcccttctcttcccttcccgtccctttcccccttttcccctcctctctgtTCCCTCCCACCCCGCTGCCCAGGACCCCCATGTcggcagtgcccagctgtgcccgcAGCCAGTGTCCTGCTCCACTGGAGCCCCCGCCATGGGGCCCGCTGAGGAGCTGGTCCGGATTGCCAAGAAATTGGATAAGATGGTGGCCAGGAAAAGCACG GAAGGGGCACTGGATCTGCTCAAGTCCCTTACTGGCTACACCATGAccatccagctgctccag ACCACACGGATTGGAGTGGCTGTGAACTCAGTGCGGAAACACTGCTCAGATGAAGAGGTGGTGGCCTCAGCCAAAATCCTCATCAAAAACTGGAAGCGGCTTCTGG AGtccaccaccacaaaaaaagagaaggatgcAGAtaagaagaaggagaaggacacAGATGGAgacaaggagaagaagaaggggcTGGATGTTTCCAGCTGCCCCAGTGAAGGGGTGAAGCACAGCAAGAATACAGCTGAGAAGCACAGGGAGAAGCACAAGGAGAG GAAGCCCAGCAAGTGTGACTCTCATGCCACCACCACCCAGGGCCACTCTGCTGATTCCAGCCCAGAGAG AGAGTCCAGTGATGGCAGGAGCCCTACTGCGTCCTCCAAGAAATCACCTCTGGATGGCAAGAAAGAGAG GAGAGCCTCTGCTGACTCCAGGTCCTCAACTGtctcgtcctcctcctccacacAGAAGAGACTGTCAGGAGAGAG GAGGGCCTCTGTGGGCACCAGCCTCTCTCCAGTTCCCACCAGCTCCCAGAGAAACTCCAGTGACAGCAAGGAGGAAAG AGCCAACAGCAGCAAGGCCAAGCCTGAGGTGCCGCGaacccccagcagcccctccttctctgccagcccctgcttCCTGGCCCCCTGCTACCTCACAGGGGACTCAGTGCGGGACAAGTGCATTGAGATGTTGACGGCTGCACTGCGCATGGATG ACGACTACAAGGAGTTCAGTGTTAACTGCGAGAAGATGGCATCGGAGATTGAAGACCATATCCTTTGGGAGCCTAAGGGTCCCCAGGCTTCACCTGCTTGGGGGGGC GAGCTGAAGAGCACAGACATGAAGTATCGCAACCGGGTGCGGAGCAGGATCAGCAACCTGAAGGACCCCAAGAACCCTGGGCTGCGGAGGAATGTGCTGTGTGGGGCCATCGAGCCCAGCCTCATCGCCCGCATGACTGCAGAG GAGATGGCCAGTGATGAGCTGAAGAAGCTGCGGAATGCCATGACCCAGGAGGCCATCCGGGAGCACCAGATGGCCAAGACAGGTGGCACCGTCACTGACCTCTTCCAGTGTGGCAAATGCAAGAAGAAGAACTGCACGTACAACCAG GTACAGACACGCAGCGCCGACGAGCCCATGACAACGTTCGTGCTGTGCAACGAGTGTGGGAACCGCTGGAAG ttctgctga
- the LOC118695417 gene encoding transcription elongation factor A protein 3-like isoform X1 yields MEYKDYSPRALAAGSTLEKTEPVAHCTRAPEDSLPQLCRWQSPIPGPVPPWAPHGREPRVLERPSVRLLCSCSRGSWLYLALPRAILLSWQEFITGRDSPTSFLLSLPSLLFPSRPFPPFPLLSVPSHPAAQDPHVGSAQLCPQPVSCSTGAPAMGPAEELVRIAKKLDKMVARKSTEGALDLLKSLTGYTMTIQLLQTTRIGVAVNSVRKHCSDEEVVASAKILIKNWKRLLESTTTKKEKDADKKKEKDTDGDKEKKKGLDVSSCPSEGVKHSKNTAEKHREKHKERKPSKCDSHATTTQGHSADSSPERESSDGRSPTASSKKSPLDGKKERRASADSRSSTVSSSSSTQKRLSGERRASVGTSLSPVPTSSQRNSSDSKEERANSSKAKPEVPRTPSSPSFSASPCFLAPCYLTGDSVRDKCIEMLTAALRMDDDYKEFSVNCEKMASEIEDHILWEPKGPQASPAWGGELKSTDMKYRNRVRSRISNLKDPKNPGLRRNVLCGAIEPSLIARMTAEEMASDELKKLRNAMTQEAIREHQMAKTGGTVTDLFQCGKCKKKNCTYNQVQTRSADEPMTTFVLCNECGNRWKVCDHLGRGSGQPTPFLAFRGSRAP; encoded by the exons ATGGAGTATAAAGATTATTCCCCCAGGGCACTCGCTGCTGGATCAACTTTGGAAAAAACAGAGCCTGTGGCACACTGTACCCGTGCCCCTGAGGATTCCCTACCTCAGCTGTGCCGATGGCAAAGCCCCATCCCGGGCCCTGTgcctccctgggctccccaCGGCCGCGAGCCGCGTGTCCTGGAGCGCCCCAGCGTGCGCCTCCTCTGTTCCTGCAGCCGTGGTTCTTGGCTATATTTAGCCCTCCCCCGTGCTATTTTGCTTTCCTGGCAGGAGTTTATAACTGGCCGGGACAGCCCCACctcctttctgctttctctcccttcccttctcttcccttcccgtccctttcccccttttcccctcctctctgtTCCCTCCCACCCCGCTGCCCAGGACCCCCATGTcggcagtgcccagctgtgcccgcAGCCAGTGTCCTGCTCCACTGGAGCCCCCGCCATGGGGCCCGCTGAGGAGCTGGTCCGGATTGCCAAGAAATTGGATAAGATGGTGGCCAGGAAAAGCACG GAAGGGGCACTGGATCTGCTCAAGTCCCTTACTGGCTACACCATGAccatccagctgctccag ACCACACGGATTGGAGTGGCTGTGAACTCAGTGCGGAAACACTGCTCAGATGAAGAGGTGGTGGCCTCAGCCAAAATCCTCATCAAAAACTGGAAGCGGCTTCTGG AGtccaccaccacaaaaaaagagaaggatgcAGAtaagaagaaggagaaggacacAGATGGAgacaaggagaagaagaaggggcTGGATGTTTCCAGCTGCCCCAGTGAAGGGGTGAAGCACAGCAAGAATACAGCTGAGAAGCACAGGGAGAAGCACAAGGAGAG GAAGCCCAGCAAGTGTGACTCTCATGCCACCACCACCCAGGGCCACTCTGCTGATTCCAGCCCAGAGAG AGAGTCCAGTGATGGCAGGAGCCCTACTGCGTCCTCCAAGAAATCACCTCTGGATGGCAAGAAAGAGAG GAGAGCCTCTGCTGACTCCAGGTCCTCAACTGtctcgtcctcctcctccacacAGAAGAGACTGTCAGGAGAGAG GAGGGCCTCTGTGGGCACCAGCCTCTCTCCAGTTCCCACCAGCTCCCAGAGAAACTCCAGTGACAGCAAGGAGGAAAG AGCCAACAGCAGCAAGGCCAAGCCTGAGGTGCCGCGaacccccagcagcccctccttctctgccagcccctgcttCCTGGCCCCCTGCTACCTCACAGGGGACTCAGTGCGGGACAAGTGCATTGAGATGTTGACGGCTGCACTGCGCATGGATG ACGACTACAAGGAGTTCAGTGTTAACTGCGAGAAGATGGCATCGGAGATTGAAGACCATATCCTTTGGGAGCCTAAGGGTCCCCAGGCTTCACCTGCTTGGGGGGGC GAGCTGAAGAGCACAGACATGAAGTATCGCAACCGGGTGCGGAGCAGGATCAGCAACCTGAAGGACCCCAAGAACCCTGGGCTGCGGAGGAATGTGCTGTGTGGGGCCATCGAGCCCAGCCTCATCGCCCGCATGACTGCAGAG GAGATGGCCAGTGATGAGCTGAAGAAGCTGCGGAATGCCATGACCCAGGAGGCCATCCGGGAGCACCAGATGGCCAAGACAGGTGGCACCGTCACTGACCTCTTCCAGTGTGGCAAATGCAAGAAGAAGAACTGCACGTACAACCAG GTACAGACACGCAGCGCCGACGAGCCCATGACAACGTTCGTGCTGTGCAACGAGTGTGGGAACCGCTGGAAGGTCTGTGACCATCTGGGGAGAGGCTCTGGGCAACCCACCCCTTTCCTAGCCTTCAGGGGTAGCAGAGCCCCCTGA
- the LOC118695417 gene encoding transcription elongation factor A protein 3-like isoform X2 has translation MEYKDYSPRALAAGSTLEKTEPVAHCTRAPEDSLPQLCRWQSPIPGPVPPWAPHGREPRVLERPSVRLLCSCSRGSWLYLALPRAILLSWQEFITGRDSPTSFLLSLPSLLFPSRPFPPFPLLSVPSHPAAQDPHVGSAQLCPQPVSCSTGAPAMGPAEELVRIAKKLDKMVARKSTEGALDLLKSLTGYTMTIQLLQTTRIGVAVNSVRKHCSDEEVVASAKILIKNWKRLLESTTTKKEKDADKKKEKDTDGDKEKKKGLDVSSCPSEGVKHSKNTAEKHREKHKERKPSKCDSHATTTQGHSADSSPERESSDGRSPTASSKKSPLDGKKERRASADSRSSTVSSSSSTQKRLSGERRASVGTSLSPVPTSSQRNSSDSKEERANSSKAKPEVPRTPSSPSFSASPCFLAPCYLTGDSVRDKCIEMLTAALRMDDDYKEFSVNCEKMASEIEDHIFQELKSTDMKYRNRVRSRISNLKDPKNPGLRRNVLCGAIEPSLIARMTAEEMASDELKKLRNAMTQEAIREHQMAKTGGTVTDLFQCGKCKKKNCTYNQVQTRSADEPMTTFVLCNECGNRWKVCDHLGRGSGQPTPFLAFRGSRAP, from the exons ATGGAGTATAAAGATTATTCCCCCAGGGCACTCGCTGCTGGATCAACTTTGGAAAAAACAGAGCCTGTGGCACACTGTACCCGTGCCCCTGAGGATTCCCTACCTCAGCTGTGCCGATGGCAAAGCCCCATCCCGGGCCCTGTgcctccctgggctccccaCGGCCGCGAGCCGCGTGTCCTGGAGCGCCCCAGCGTGCGCCTCCTCTGTTCCTGCAGCCGTGGTTCTTGGCTATATTTAGCCCTCCCCCGTGCTATTTTGCTTTCCTGGCAGGAGTTTATAACTGGCCGGGACAGCCCCACctcctttctgctttctctcccttcccttctcttcccttcccgtccctttcccccttttcccctcctctctgtTCCCTCCCACCCCGCTGCCCAGGACCCCCATGTcggcagtgcccagctgtgcccgcAGCCAGTGTCCTGCTCCACTGGAGCCCCCGCCATGGGGCCCGCTGAGGAGCTGGTCCGGATTGCCAAGAAATTGGATAAGATGGTGGCCAGGAAAAGCACG GAAGGGGCACTGGATCTGCTCAAGTCCCTTACTGGCTACACCATGAccatccagctgctccag ACCACACGGATTGGAGTGGCTGTGAACTCAGTGCGGAAACACTGCTCAGATGAAGAGGTGGTGGCCTCAGCCAAAATCCTCATCAAAAACTGGAAGCGGCTTCTGG AGtccaccaccacaaaaaaagagaaggatgcAGAtaagaagaaggagaaggacacAGATGGAgacaaggagaagaagaaggggcTGGATGTTTCCAGCTGCCCCAGTGAAGGGGTGAAGCACAGCAAGAATACAGCTGAGAAGCACAGGGAGAAGCACAAGGAGAG GAAGCCCAGCAAGTGTGACTCTCATGCCACCACCACCCAGGGCCACTCTGCTGATTCCAGCCCAGAGAG AGAGTCCAGTGATGGCAGGAGCCCTACTGCGTCCTCCAAGAAATCACCTCTGGATGGCAAGAAAGAGAG GAGAGCCTCTGCTGACTCCAGGTCCTCAACTGtctcgtcctcctcctccacacAGAAGAGACTGTCAGGAGAGAG GAGGGCCTCTGTGGGCACCAGCCTCTCTCCAGTTCCCACCAGCTCCCAGAGAAACTCCAGTGACAGCAAGGAGGAAAG AGCCAACAGCAGCAAGGCCAAGCCTGAGGTGCCGCGaacccccagcagcccctccttctctgccagcccctgcttCCTGGCCCCCTGCTACCTCACAGGGGACTCAGTGCGGGACAAGTGCATTGAGATGTTGACGGCTGCACTGCGCATGGATG ACGACTACAAGGAGTTCAGTGTTAACTGCGAGAAGATGGCATCGGAGATTGAAGACCATATC TTCCAGGAGCTGAAGAGCACAGACATGAAGTATCGCAACCGGGTGCGGAGCAGGATCAGCAACCTGAAGGACCCCAAGAACCCTGGGCTGCGGAGGAATGTGCTGTGTGGGGCCATCGAGCCCAGCCTCATCGCCCGCATGACTGCAGAG GAGATGGCCAGTGATGAGCTGAAGAAGCTGCGGAATGCCATGACCCAGGAGGCCATCCGGGAGCACCAGATGGCCAAGACAGGTGGCACCGTCACTGACCTCTTCCAGTGTGGCAAATGCAAGAAGAAGAACTGCACGTACAACCAG GTACAGACACGCAGCGCCGACGAGCCCATGACAACGTTCGTGCTGTGCAACGAGTGTGGGAACCGCTGGAAGGTCTGTGACCATCTGGGGAGAGGCTCTGGGCAACCCACCCCTTTCCTAGCCTTCAGGGGTAGCAGAGCCCCCTGA